The window GGGATCACGAGGTGGGACACGCACGCTTGAGAGCGTGaacgcacacacatcacaaagcCAGGAGGAAAGCTGCGGTGCTTCAAAAGGAAGGAGGTGACAGATTTTTTACAATAGGTCCTTTTCTTATCGTTTCCCTGCAGTGACAGACTGTTGCAGTCCGTTACTCAATATTCAATGCGTTATTCAGCTGGACTTTTCTCATTATGTTGTCAGAGTCAGTGTGTCATTTTCTACAATTTGCTGGTagaataaatgataaaataaatgaatagataATGTAACTTGTCACAGTGTTCAGTAACTGAGTTGTGATAGAATGGGTGAGACAGCTGTGAGGTGGGAAGATGGCTATCAGAGGGCCTCAGTCATAAATCACACTATCAGCTCTGGGCCTCACACCACAGGCCGGAAAACCTGCTCACACTGTAAATTGTTAGCCAGCTCGTGCCCTAAATTCCACCTGAAattcacactgtgacagcacCTTCCACTATAAATCAGCTTGCAGATAACCCTCCCTGTGAATCTGTCACCAGGTCAATATAGTTTTCACAATCTGTGACCGAGCAGGGTTCAAACTTCAAGTGTACCGGGTCAAATTCACTCGAAAGGAAATGCTAATGCTGAGTGGACATTatctcactgctgcagctcacaaatgttgcattttttggTGCTTAATTGCGGGTGTAATGCACGGGTCGCTTTCAGGGCCCTTTCCCTCGGTCTCAGGAGCGTAAGCCGGTTAAAGCATGACGAGGGCCCAGGAAGCCTGGGAAGGCAGGAAAGAAGCTAACGCCACATTCCTACACTGGATTACTGGAGCTCAGAGCTCCTTAGACCTcacatatactgtgtgtacactcacacacagacccacacacactgcacacagcaggGGAGTTACTGGTAGCACTTTTTATTGTGGGTGCAAGTGAAGGAGGTGGGCCAGTGTGATTGTATTATTAAATGTGAGTGCTGTATTTGTAAGTCTGCGTCTCCGTCTCAGTATTTGAGGCTTTCTTTGAGATTAGTGGCAGGATCATTGTTGTTTAGCCACATCAAACCCAGATATACTAAGTTGCCCCTCTTATCTCTTCTCAGGCACCTGTGAAAGAAATGGAAACAAGTTCTTTACAGGGCAAACATACAAAGAGAACTGCAATTTATGGTATGTAAACCCCTCTTTTTCCCTCTATTTCTTCTTTAACCTCTTAAGTCCCGGCCTCTCTCTTTAATGTTCCCTTAAGTAGCTTAAAATttgaataacatttttttcccccctgcaCTTCATCTTTATGTTCTGCATGTACTAGTTCCCACACTTCACATGAACCATTAGATGCTTGtactgagtgaaatattcaaacccagGACGCCGTTTCTGTGACATGACGGCAAATGCAAAAACTGTTGAAGTCTAGTGCGTCACATTTCTCCAAACTTCACGCTGACACACAGAGGTTGGAATTCTTGAAACCTCAGGGATCTGTACTGAAATTATAATTAAGTTGTGCGGGTTTATGAAATATGTTTGtgcacagcatgtgtttctGATAATAAAATCACTGGTGTCTTTATGGTGTAATATTCAGTTCTTATATGCATGTTTTGAGAGGACATCTTCATATCtttgtacatacacacacacactgaccttgtCTACCTTCACTCCCTCTACTGCGgattatgtctgtctgtccatttttaagttattttgacatgtcacagtaggaatGATGGATGAATTCCATTTAGATGCTCAGTTtagggtcctggtattgtgcacaTTGGCTCACTGTCAAGAGACACTtgaatggaacagagccattgtGAACATTGTAAGTAACCCGTGCTTTTCTACGACTGTTGTGAAAGAGGCCTATTGCCAGCCTCTCCAACTTTGTCTCGCATACCCCCCTGCTGAGTAACATGGCCAGTTTAATCACAATCTAAAGGTTTCCTGAACTGTGCTCTTACTTTGACGTAAATAAAAATCCACTTTAATCACATATCACAAGAATCACATATTGTTGTTTTGCCCCTCTGAATGGATGTCCTTGAAAATGTTGGTGAAAATATTCCTAAACATTTCTCTTCACTCTTCACCTTGTGACCATGACATGAAGTTAAGAGTTTCTAAATACCGTATTTTAGATAAGTGTCTTAAGATATGTGTCTTTTATCTGAATGACCTTTCACACTGTGAGGCCACCAGAGTCCAAACGGCTGttgtcatttttctgcatgATACTGATGGCAGCTGAGGAAAGGTAAAGCAGTTTTCTGGAGACttgaaggaggtggaggagtcgGGTGAAGCAGGGAGAAGGAATTCCTCACTTATTCTTCACTGTGGCTTCTCACACCTGTGCTATTTGATGTTCCTCAAAGACCCTGTAtgcatgtgtacgtgtgtgaaCATGCAGACTCGCGCACAGAAATGTTGATTTAGCATCAGTTTGTACATCTGtatcatatttattttcatgcaacGAGAACACGCTGTGCTTGTTTGTCATGACACATCTCCCCCAAACCACGCTGACCCTCCCTGATCCCTGCACATCCTCCGCTTTAAGCCTCGCAGCTGTCTGACTCCAGTAGCTGTGCAGCGTCAGTGTGACAGACCTGAAGTATGACTTTTGTCAAGGCAGCTCAATCAGGTTTGACCCCAAGGGCCCGATGGGTGCGCAGATAGGCAAGGGCTGAAGCTGATGAATGGCTGGGCTGGCGTTTCTTCATGTGGATGTTGAGCAAACACAAGCTGCGTGGTAAAAAATAGCCTTCAGTGCCACCAGAAAACAGAGTTTACGTGCTAACTCCCCCCTCTCACCACCAGACAACAGACTCTTATGCACACACGCTTTCACACGTGATTGTAAAGGTAATACACATGGATGCTTGAAAAGTTGCACCACAACTCTGGCACAGATGGACGCACACACTCCCGTTTCCTACTCCCACTCCCTCCACTTATTAATTTCCCAAATGTGTGCCTCTCAACTCTCACAATCAGGgctgcagggtggaggagaTGGCTTCCGCTTTGAGTGGAGTTCCTATTTTCACTCTGAAGTCTCTGATTAGCAGTGGTCGAGCCACTGCACACTCTTATCCAACCGCCTGCATGTATTGACTAACCACTGGCTTAAGCAAAATAGGAAGTCGAACATCCAAATATCACAGATCcagtcaataataataataattataatactCAGCTCTTTGAGtatcacaaacacaatgaactgtttattttcttacagctgtgtgtgtgtgtgcgtgaagaTGCACCGTGATACGTGTGGGAGTCTTTTGTAGCGTTAATGAGATCTCCAGCTGAGGCCTTTTCCTCCCTGGGCTGTTGGTATCCTGATAACTCTTTATCTGCTCCAAATGATCTGAAACGTGGCGCCTCCTGCTCGCCCCGGCGATCTCACACAGCCCAAAGGAGGGACTATCTCCGCTTTGATTTGGCAACAGCCCCGCTCCGTCGGCTTGTGCTTCAGATCGGACAAAAGCCAATGCCACGCTGGGCTTTCGGAGTTGATGTAGCTCCTCAGATGGTGTAGATACGTCATatctaaatacacacacaaacaaggctCTGCTCGCACTGATCTGGCAGGATCGGTGGCGAGGCAATACGCCCCGTGACGCCcgatgtgtgtatttgtacgGATGtatgcaagagtgtgtgtgtgtgtatggtctCAGAGATGAAGAGGGTGTCTCTTCTTTAACAGGGAAAAGAATGTGAAATATGGCTTCCCGCTGTCCCACGGCCCTCGTATGTCATTCTCAGTCACACTTTGTCTCCTGGTCTCCATGGGTCTGTGCCTAGGCCTGTCCCTGTGTCACTCTGTgaatttattgctgtttttgaCCAACTGGCACTGAGCTGCACATATGTGTTCCTGctgaagggagggagaggcaaaAGGTCattgtcccccccccccccagtcagAGCCATCAGGCGGTTTCTCTGTGGGAGGGACAGTCACTGGTCTAAACTCTGGCCTAAACTCTGCCAGTGTGTCATAGACCCAGCAGGGCAGAGCACAGTTTGAGAGGTGATGCACCCCGTGTAGGCTTCAGTGTGACGAAAGGGGAATTTGGCCTCTttatcattgtgtttgtgtttaatggGCAGGTCCCCCTCTCTGTAAACATGATGTATAACGTACAGTCGACTTTATGGTTGGAGTCTATAAATGCCTGTGTGGAAAACAGCCCTCATTCTTTCTGTCTTGGTAACGCACTCATTTATTACGATATTCCAAAAATGGCTGCTGGTCCTGTAGCGGCTGATTTAGTAACTTTATCTTACCGGGCAGCGAGAAGGACCTGAGAACATAAACATTTATGGAAAGACAACCAAAATACCAAGAGAGCATCAATCAAACTTTAATATCTCCAAAGTGGAATGGCTTACCTTCATATTCTTACCTCAACTCAAACCAACCTCACTCCTTGTGACTAAACCCGACCAAGCCAACCAACAAAGGCAACGAGCACCAGCCAATCGGAGGCAGAGAGGGGCGGATTGTGACTTCACCATCCTTGGAAAAAAACGTTGTACACGCATTCAACAAAGaatcaatcttcttatcttgGTTTTGGCAAGAAaccatatttcccaaaatatcaaaacatttttgtaaGAAAATATGGAGCAGAGAACGTCTCCAGAATAGACTAACATATAAAGCTGTGGTTTCTAAAAGTCATGCGTAATTCACTTTCTTCTTCGCTGTGATGATTCTGCATTACTCTATATCACAATGGTGGTTACACAcgtgcaagcacacacacacacacacacacactccttcacaGTGAGTCATCAGAAAGTACTCAGTGCAAGTTATTTTTGACCATCCCCAAAGTAAACATCGCCATCATCATTAATATCCTGTTCTTTTATCTCCTCTGTCATCTTCTTGACTTCGTCCGTCTCTCTGCTTCCTTAAAAGGCTGAATGCCTCCTTTAAcctctccctccatttctcACCCCCACATTCGTTCCTCTTCCAGTTTCTGACATTCTTCCCTCAATTCAGTTCTTACTTGGGAATTCCACTGAGCCTCTGCATATTTGTCCATATCTCAGATGGTTATTTCTATTTCAGCTGTTGGCTTCACTGGCTTTAGCATAAAATATGGAAATCAGAGCTATTTTCATGTAATTATAGCTGCTAATGCCTTTTAATGGTCTCATCTCTTTGTCcccactttctgtctctcctctgtagCACATGTGGGACCACAGGACGCTGGGAGTGCGAGCAGAACGCCTGTCTGATGGATTCTGACATGATCCATGCCATCAACAGAGGAAACTATGGGTAAAAGACAAGCACAGGCACATGTAGACACATATACTTGATGGTGTTTAGCGCTATAATAAGATCTTTACAGGATGGTTATAAACACATCTTGTCTCTCCGTTTCTCCTCCGGCCTTGTGCTTTCAGGTGGAAGGCAGCTAACTACAGTCAGCTCTACGGCATGACTCTAGACGAGGGCGTCCGATACCGCCTGGGCACGCAGAGACCCTCCAGGACCATCATGAACATGAATGAGATCCAGGTACAGGACAGTCTTCATCCTTGAAATTGATTTTTGAGCTTAATCGGACCAAAAAAAATACCAATCGTTCCTGAAGGGAAAGTAGAAACTTCAGTGATAATGCTCTTTGCTCAGGTGCCCTTAAGCACGTCATGAAATCCTCACCATCCTTAGGTCTACCGTTGTGtagctgacctttgacctcgcTTTTAAAAGGTGGCAACAGAGAATTTCCACACAGGGGTTGGAGGGATATCGTGTTACTTGTTGCTAACGGGTGCAACCTCTTGAAACCCTTAAAATTCCacttaaacatattttttttacacgCAATCcaacattattatattatcatgtattttttttgttctgactgaagctgcaggacATCATATTTTCTTCAGCAGCACCATGACAGTGTAAGTCATGTGCAAACAGTTTTCCTTTATATCATTTTATATGCGGAACATTTCCCTCAAGATTCTGTCtgaaatattgacattttttgtaAAGATTAGTATTTTGGCAAAATAATTTCACATACAAAGTTTTTTTTGGCAGTAATcaggagaaaataaagtatctatAAACAGGTTAGCAACTGTTTCAAAAAACAATATTCAAccaaaataatacattattttaagttattttaaGCCACATTggttaatcttttatttttggaTTTAAATTTCAATTGATTGTGTAATGAAAAGACGATTTGTAATCTTAATTGAAATACAGTGCGTGTGCTGTATGTGTCAGAAACTGGTGTGAATCAGTGTCACTGTCTGACTCATGTGGGGCCGTGGGTGAGGAGGGAAATGTGGAGGCAGGAAGTTGCAGCGACAGGTGGGAATGCAGAGAAAAGTGAATTGTTACAGCTGTGTCAAGgttttttacttatttaaaagCGCCTGCATATTTCCTGCCAGTTTTACGATATGCAGGTTTAAGACCTGTTGCAACAACGGAGCGCTGATCAAAACGTTTTCCACTTAATTATGGTGGCTTGTTGGAATGTGACGGAGCCTCCGTCTGGAACCTCAGCCCGCTCTGATCCGCTCAGTCCTTGTTTACATTTTACCCAGACAGATTACATAAGACGGAACCAAAACATCAGACAGggaagatggaggagatggtggCCGCCTGGAGAATAAAGAGAAACCTCCCCTCTAGTCTTCACCTCGCTACCCccatccatcccttcatccaATCATCCATCCTGCGTTTACGTCTCCCGGCATTCCACGACTTTTTCCACCACAAAAAGAACCACCTAACTCCCCCTTCTCCTTCCGCCGTCAGCGTGTCCCTACCTGTGCCAGGAACCACATCAGAGCCTCGCTGCCCATTCATAAATCTCTCtcgctccttctctcctttcctgtctgtctgtggactCCTGTGTAAGGGATGGAAAAATTGGGAATCCATGAATGAATCTATTACACAACACATTATTCTCGCCGCCGTTGTTTCCTCTTTTATCACGCCTTCAGGTCAGGTGTTTCAGGTGTCTGCGCTTTTGGACTTTGACCTTCCTCAACTACAAACCTCTGACCAGAAGCACATTCCATAGTTATGTATCAGGTGGCCATCTGCGCTCTGAAGCCTCGCTATTAATCAGAGGAATGCAGCACAGGCAgccaggctgagagagagagggagagtcagTCCTGCAGAAGTGTGCTCTCTGTTATCAGACATAACTGGGAGATTAGGAGAGCATCCAACCTGAAGTGGAGACTAATAGTTGGAGTATGTTTTCATCTGAGAAGCACCAGGGAGGGAATATTTGCACTCTATCACATCCTAATTTGGatctttcatcactgtgataCTGATGCTTCCATGGGAGTTCACTCGGTTTGAATGAAGCATCCTGATGCAACCAAACAGCCTCATGGTTTCACGGAGAGGACCGGGAGCAATCGTTCCCCTCTGTTCTACAGTGTCAGATTGGCACTGGGCCAAGTGGTCCTGTGAAAGAGTCCCTTCCACTGATTCGCAGACTTATGTAACCTGCCAGTGATCTGAACTTAAATGCAAACAAGTATTTTAATTGTAGCCGTTAGTTTGTATTCAGATGTGGGCAAAAAGTTACTCTGTAGGTCTGCATAGGtccacattcattcattcatttacgATAAGATAAGAACAGTTACTGAGAAATGGGAATGTTTTCTCAATGAGCAGTGATTCAGCTCGATTGGCTTTATTATTGCAGGCCGGTCATAaccgtctctctgtcttcttctcactctgtctctctcggcCAGATGAACATGGATCCTCAGACCGACCGCCTGCCTCTCTACTTCAACTCAGCAGAGAAGTGGCCCGGAAAGATTCATGAACCGCTGGACCAGGGCAACTGTGCTGCATCCTGGGCTTTCTCAACTGCAGGTAGAGCAGGAATGGAATAAATGGAGAAATTGGACAGAAAATGCAGAGATATATGTATGGGAAAGACACAAAGGAAAGACAAATATCAATAGTAGTAATAAAAGTTTGTCAAGTGGAACAACTTTTGACATAACTGACAAGTTGATGATGTCCccaatacttttattttaaaaggaCGTGACAATGTGGTGACCACAAAACGTTTTCCTTGAGTTTGTGGTTGAAATGCATCGTTTTTCTGTGCAGATATTTGATATCCAGCACctgcaaaattaaaacaattaaataataaaatcttAAAGTCCTTCAATTTGATTGAAAAGCAATCAAGTAACATCTTTTTGAAAAGGGTTTTTGTCTGACATCTTGTAATATTGCCTATCCTCTTCTCTAGCTGTGGCATCAGACAGAATCTCCATCCAGTCAATGGGTCACATGACTCCTCAGCTGTCCCCCCAGAATCTTATCTCCTGTGACACTCGCAACCAGGGGGGCTGTGCTGGGGGACGCATCGACGGAGCCTGGTGGTACCTCCGGCGTAGAGGGTAAAGGCTTCATTTTATGTGaactagaaacaaaaaacaaaaagtttttgCGATGCCTTGATGATAACATCTTTCCACCTCTCCTGTCCTCTGGCAGAGTGGTGACAGAAGACTGTTATCCATACCGCCCCCCACAGCAAACGCCAGCGGAGGTGGGCCGCTGCATGATGCAGAGCCGCTCGATCGGCAGGGGGAAGAGGCAGGCCACGCAGCGCtgccccaacacacacaactacCAGAACGACATCTACCAGTCCACACCGCCCTACAGGCTCTCATCCAACGTAAGCacggcacaaacacagagcaacgCACGCACAAACAGAGGTGCATGATGAGCATGCACAGCAGTTCAACACCTGACCACCACATCGCGCTCTTAAATCTGGAGTAAACAGCTCTCATGAGCTCGCTGTGCATTTTTAGGACTTCCTCGTGCTGCAGTAGACCATAATCTCTCTCACGTGTttattacagtatgtgtttttgcAGACTTTCCTCATGCATGCTTGACTCCGCTGTGAATGAACATGGGAATGTACAGGATTAAGTGCTCGACGGCACTCTTCATCGACTCAGTGAAGGGCGAGGAGCTGCGTTTTTGATGAAGGATgattaaaatataacagaattAAAAACCACCAATTACTGTTTGGTCCTGGATTCATTTGGCTTGAAGTGTATTGGATATACAGGCCAGTGAGTTAACTAGACCAACTTACAAACATCATTATCAACCGTCATTTCGAGACTCAAAAGTGTATCTGGATTTAGATTTCTGTGTTTACCTTTACCTTACCATTTCACAATGCAAAGGCTGAATGATCTAAAGTCCACTTCAAGTAGAAAGCACCTCTGCCTTTCCTTATTAGCACAAAGTATCGTTTAACATCCACTAAAACTGTTTCCAGAAGCCGTCTCTGCATGCAGCTCCATACATCTCCTCCAATTCAAAGCcagccactgagctgcagccttATCAGCTAGCATCCATCAATGCTAAATGACAGCTAATGCCTCTCAAAATCATTACAGCCTGTTGTTCCTGTCTCCCGATGGCCTGTGAAGTCAATAGGCCAGACATTAAGGCCATGGGGCCCTGCTGGACTCAATCTTGTTATCTGACTTTTAACATCCAGAGGGGTTGTTTTCATCCTCTCCATTTCACTGGCGTGTAAtgatctttctgtctgtgttttgccACTGCCTATAAATAGTGGTTTCTATCGTCTCTTTCAGGAAAAGGAGAT of the Chelmon rostratus isolate fCheRos1 chromosome 16, fCheRos1.pri, whole genome shotgun sequence genome contains:
- the tinagl1 gene encoding tubulointerstitial nephritis antigen-like, with translation MKLLLLTVAVLLLVVGEGTAERILSRRTKRELASPLHVGGIRDPFGSYCQRRGGCCPGRDDLCTVPYLDTICYCDLFCNRTVSDCCPDFWGHCLGIEPPFIGTCERNGNKFFTGQTYKENCNLCTCGTTGRWECEQNACLMDSDMIHAINRGNYGWKAANYSQLYGMTLDEGVRYRLGTQRPSRTIMNMNEIQMNMDPQTDRLPLYFNSAEKWPGKIHEPLDQGNCAASWAFSTAAVASDRISIQSMGHMTPQLSPQNLISCDTRNQGGCAGGRIDGAWWYLRRRGVVTEDCYPYRPPQQTPAEVGRCMMQSRSIGRGKRQATQRCPNTHNYQNDIYQSTPPYRLSSNEKEIMKEIMDNGPVQAIMEVHEDFFVYKNGIYKHTDVSFTKPPQYRKHGTHSVRITGWGEERNFDGTSKKYWIAANSWGKNWGENGYFRIARGGNECEIETFVIGVWGRITMEDMHNHHHHHHRRHV